A window of Clostridium taeniosporum genomic DNA:
CCATATCCTCCACAGGTTCAGAATATATTCCCTTTCCTGTTTCAGTATTATCCTCAACCTTAATAGTTAAATCTCCTCTTATTGTTTCAACAAACACCTTGTCCAATATTGAAATATGAGCATACAAGCCACTTCTTTGGTCATCTCTTGTAGCCTTAATAAATTCAAATTCACTTTCCTTCTTAAACTTAACCTCATGCTCACTTCTACTATCAACATAAATTAACTTATTGCCTTCAATTGCCCACTTAAATACTTTAATATCTGTAGGACTTTTTCCTGTTTGAAATATCATATAAAAATAAGGTTCTATTATAGTAAACTTTGCAAAAAAAGTATTTTTATAATACTTATATAATTCATCAAAATCCTTTATAAATTCCTCATTATTTATTAAATCAAGTGATTGCTTTACAAACTTTTTTTCACTGTACTTATAAATTGAAAAAACATCACTTAACTCCACCTTAGATTTTAAACCAATATGAACATTGTACCCAAAGATAAATGAATCTTCTACTGGAGCCATATCTCTTGGTATACAGTTATGTTCTGTTATTATTCTTTCACTTCCAAGTAGCTTAGTCTCAATTGAACCAAAAGCCTCTTTTCTTACATCATTAAGCTTACTAACACGCTCTCTTAAATCTTCTCCTTGCTTAATAAGACGATTTTTAATAATCTCGTAGGTACCCTTTTCCATATCTTCAATATGATTCAAAACTATTCTCCTTGTTTATGTGCAAATTCTATAGTTTTTGCTGGTAAATTAGCTACGCCTGCCTTATTTACTGTTTCTAATAGCTTACTTAATGCCATTTTATCTGTACCTTGTGAATTACTCATCATCTTATTAATAGCACCTGCAATTGAAAGATTCTTAATATCCTCTGATGTTAAATTAAACCTATCCATAAAGTCACCTAATTGTTTCTTAAAGTACTCAGCATCACCAGTTATAAATGTTTTTTTAATGTCTGTAAGAACATCACTATTATTAACTAGGCGATCATATGATTTACCCTTTGTTACTGAACCAATAATTTGGTCAAAGAACATTGTTTCTCCACCAACAATATCGATTTTAGCTGCCTTAAGAGCTTCTCTAATAACTGATGCTTGAGATTCTGCAATTTCTTTTTGAATATGAATATTTGCAAGATCAATTTCTTTTTCTTTTTCAAGTTTAAGCTTAAATTCTTCATGTTCTCTACCAGCTTCATCAAGAGCCTTCATACTAGTAGCTTTTTCCTTAATTCCATCAGCCTCTGCTATGTATTTCTTCTTTAAGATATCAGCTTCCACTGTTCCTTCCTTCTCCTTAACTTCAACCATTGCACTATCACCCTTAGCTTGTGCTAATGCTCTAGCCTCAATAGCCTTAGCCTCTGCAGCTGATTTAGCTTCAATAACCTTAGCTTCTGCTATACCTGAAGTAGCTTCATCTTGAATATTAGCATCTGCAAGAACCTTAACTGCATCTGCTTCTTTTTGTGATGCCTTATACTTAGCATCTGCATCAATAATAGTTTTTTCTGCAATTCTCTCTGCTGCTTCTTTAGATGCCTCTGCAGTTTTAACTTCAATGATAAGCTTAGTTTCTGCCTCTTCCTCTGCCTTTTTAATAGCTACAGACTTAACTCTGTTAGCCTCTGCAAGAACACGAGTATCCTTAATCTTTTCTTCTTCAATAACAGTCTCCTTCTCAACTGCCACTCTTTCTCTAATAATTGTTTGAATATTTTTCTTTTCTACTTCAACTTCTTTTTGCTTATCAATAGTGGCAAGCTCTACAAGCTTTTCTTTTTCTGTTCTTTCAAGTAGTTTTTTCTTATCTACTCTTTCAGCTTCAACTGCTTCAGTGCTTTCCTTTGACTTCATTGCAATAATAACTTGTCTTTCTTTATTTTGCTCAGCAACTTCAATTTCTTCATCAGACTTAACTCTTGCCATTTCAGCCTTATATCTTTCTTCTTGTCTTACCTTTTCAGCCTCTGTCGTTTCTCTTGAATTTACAATTGAAATCTCTTTTTGTTGCTTAGCTTCAGCCTCTGCATTTTGCTTTTCAAGCTCTAATATAGCTTCTCTTGCTGATACGTCTTGCTTCTTAATAGTCTTTTCTCTATCTCTTTCAATTTGATTTGCTAAAATAAGTTGTTCTGCAGTAAGTTCAGTTATTTTCTTAATACCTTCTGCATCTAAAATGTTATTACTATTTAATAGCTTAATATCAGTTTGCTCAAGATAGTCTATAGCTGCATCATCTAAAACATAACCATTTAAATCTGTACCAATTATTTGAAGAATCTCATTTTTAAAAGTTTCTCTTTCAGTATAAAGTTGAACAAATTCAAACTTCTTACCTACTGTTTTTAACGCTTCTGAAAACTTAGCATCAAAAAATTCCATTAAAGTTGTTGGATCTGATGCCTTTGCACAACCTAATAATTGAGCTACCTTTAATACATCTTCTCTTGTTTGATTAACTCTAACAAAAAATGCAACTCTTATATCTGCTCTTAAATTATCTTTGCAAATTAATCCATCTTTACCCACTCTAGCTATTTCAACTCTCTTAACTGAAATATCCATAACTTCGTGTTTATGTAGTATAGGTAATACAAAAATCCCCCCAAAAGATACTACTGGCCCTCTTACACCATTTCTTACAATAACTTTTCCTTGATCAATCTTACGATAAAACTTAGCAAACATAGCTAATAATCCACCAACAATAATTACTACTGCCACAATACTACTTAATAAAACTTGCGTTTCATAAGACATTCTTATCACTCCTTAATTTTTATAATATAATAAATATTTTTATCATCATCTTTTCTATAAACGTATGCTTCTTCATGTTTTTCAAAGACATCCTCTTCATTTTCAGCTTTTACATTTATTAACAAAGAAGCTCCATCTCTTTCTATTTCCCCTTGACCTAATCGCCCCTCCTTAATATTTGATACCAAGATTACTAGCTGTCCAACTACGCCTCCTTCCTGAGCTATCTCCTCTTCATAATCTCTTTTAAACAATACCTTAAGTGGTTTTGTTATTATCTTAGTAATTAATAAACTAATTATTAATGTTGGAATTAACAATAAACCATTTATAAATCCCCCAGGCTCTACTGGTAATCTATATAACATCATTGATAAAATCCAAAAAACTAAAGACAAAATACTTAAAACCACCATAAAAGGTATCTCCCCTAAATTTAGAAAAACTAATATTCCCTGAAAGACCTCAGCATGGCTATCTACCTGAAAATCAAACTCTAATAAGTCCAAGTCAATTACACCTATAATTACAGTTATCCAGTACAATAAAACTAATCCTAATATTACGGTAGGTATAATATTCACACCTGTTAAAGCATTTTTTATCAATTCATTCATTTTATTCCTCCCAATTTAAATACTACCATTTTTTCATATTAACAACAATATATTCTATAACACATTTTTCCTTTTTTAAAACCTTATCTATTGAAATCCTCTGTGTTTATATTGCTTCTACTTTTAAGTAACTTTTAAAATATGTTAAAAATATTTTTTTCACTAAAAAGATTAAATATAAAATGGGCTGTTGCTCAAATTAACTAATCAGTTAATTTAAGCAACAGCCCATTCTGTAATCTACTTGTTTAAAATTACAAAAGCATTTTTGCAAATTCCATATTATCAAAACTATTTTCTTTAATGTATTCTAAAATTTCACTTCTGTAGTTCTTATCGTGCTCTACTGCTTTTACAAATATTTGAATAAACTCTAACATATCTTCTACAGAATCTTTTCCATTGTATATGTATTTCCCAACTAGATAAAATCTCATTAATGAATATCTAAATAAAAGCATAATATATCCTTCAAACATAAAATCGCTTTCTGAAAAAGGGAATAAATTATTATATATAAAATTAACTATATAATTTTCAAATATGTAACTGTTGTTTTCTATATACTCCTTTGTATATTTTTCAAATGCCTCTATATATTCTTCCTTATTTTCAATTATATCCTGATTATTTTTAATATTATATCCCTGTAAAAGTTCTTTAGTGTACCTTTTTAATTTATCACTATCACTTTCATTTACTATATCTAAAGAATCAACTACATTCTTAAAAAACGAAACCTGAAGCGCATAATTCATACTCTCTCTTTTATAATACTTAGCTTCAGTTTCTATGTCATATTTACTTATAAATTCTTTTATTTTATTACTTTCTATATCTTCTAGCTCATTTAAAAAATCACCTAGAACATATAATCTAGAACTGAAATTTAAATTTCTATCTTGCATTATTTTTATTGAGAATTCTCGTATCTCTTTAAAATACTCTATAGGTGTATCTTTAAATTCAGATGATCTAGTATCAAGTATACCTGTCATAGTATACTTACCTAAGTTCTTTTCACTTTCCTTAAATTCTATTTTCTCTTTACTTCCAAGAATAATTCTTGCTGCCTCTGGACATGCTGAATCAAGGCATATCTCATAATGATCATCTACTTTATTTAGTACTCTAGGAAATTGAGTACAAACACTAGAAATATAATCTTCACCAAATTTTCCTTGAATCAAACAGTAATTTTCATCATCTAAAAAGGGACATCTTTTTGCTTCATTTAATTTAATTCTTCCATAATCTAAATCTTTATTAGTACAATATTTATTGTTATGAACATTTTTTTGGAACATCTTTTTCATTGTTTCATCTGTGACTTTATGATATTTTTTAAATGTTTCTTTATCAATATCTATATCCCATCCAATGCAACAGTTATCTTCACATTTTCCTCCAATACACTGAAACTTATCTATATATGATGGATATATCATTCTAACATTTTTCTTCATATTTATCTTCCTTACCTTTTACTATTTTATCTAACAGCTAATTATATCATCAACATAACATATATTTAAAATTATTTTTACTAAATTATCTTTTTCCAACGCAATAAAAATAACTCCTAATACTTAAATCATGAGCTACTTTTTATGATTAATTATCTTATTGATAATAATTTTTAATATAATTTATCCATTCTTTATATATATCTTCATCAGATTTTCCAAATACTTTTTCATAATCTTCTGTTCTAATTATCATCATTAATTTTTCCCATCCATATTCTTGATCTATATACTCTATATAAGTATTAGCAAAAGTATAACCTCCCATATTGGAAAATTTAATTGGATTGCTAGTTTTCATTTCTGAAAAAGTTGGAATATGCATATTACATGTATATTTTTTATAAAAAGATTCTGCATTAGATAAATATAAAGCCATTCCTTCAGTTAACCATAATCTTATCTGTGGATTTATTATACTTACATAAGCATGAACCATTTCATGTAAAACTGCCTGCTTATTATTATCATAACTATGAACTTTTCCTGGATTTGCAGGTGATGTCAATATAACATCTGTTCCTATATTATCACCAATATACCAGTCTAGACCTAACATTGGTCCTATTAACCCATATTTTTTCATTTGCATGGTAGATTGATGATCATAAATATAAATATTAATATTTTGCTTTTCACTAAATCCTAATTTTTTAGCTAATTCACCTGCTCTTACATTAGCTAACTGAAATACATCCTTAGCTGCAACTTCTTCCTCTTCATAATAAACATTCACCCATTCCCCTTCAATAATATGCATATTTGATATTTTTAATTCAAAGGTTGGAATAAAATTAATAAAAATAAGTACTGCAGCCACCACAAAAATAACTCCAAATACTTTAACTGATTTATTTTTTTTCATTTACTCTTCCTCATTCTTCCATAATAATTCATCAAACTGGCTCATTTTATCCCTATTGTCTATAATATGAATTGCATAAAAATATCCTTAACCCAAAATCTTTATTTCCACATCTTGTAATTATTTGAAGTGATTTCTATAAATTTACTTATAGCTAATTTTCTGTATCTTTTCCATCAGAAATTGCTTTAATAATTGCAACATCATCTACATACTCTTTGTTATCTTTTATGTGAGATTCTAAAATTTCAAACTTTACAAATTGGTTAGGATATAATTCTCGTACTTCTTTCCATTTCATGCAGAATCACTCCTTATTTTTCAGTTCCATCTAACATGATATAATTTAATTACTATTCATTAAAGTTGTTGCAGAACCAGTGTCTACTAATACATTTTTTAAATGTAAATCCTCATTATTAAGCTTTAAGTTCAATGAGCAAAGGATTAATCAATGTTCATGCCTTAACTTTATCATCTTAGTAAACCAATCCTTTCAATTTCATATGATAATTCTTCTTGCTTACTATCAGCAATGTTCAAATTTCTTGTTTTATCTTCTTTATTAAAATTATATCATACTATACTAAAACAATTTATTAACATATATTATTTTTAATTATATTAACATTCTTATTAGGAATGTGATAAAAATTATTTAATACATTAGTCTTTAACTGTTCTTTAATGTTCCCACTAATACATTTCTGTTATTGAAATATTCATCTTTTAGATATTGATCTTTATTAACAGTCTCTAATGTTCTTTCAAAAGTTGAATCTGAAGATTCATTTACTAATTCATCTAAGAATTCTTCCATTAGCTTTGTTGTTGAAGGTAAAAATGGAATTGCTCCAATATTTACTTCTTCAATACTTTTATAAAAAGTGTTATTTTTAAACTTTTCTTCATTATTATGTATTTGTTGATGCATCTATTTTATATTTAGCATCAAATATAAACTCATAACACTTTATACTGCTATCTTTATTCATCGATAATATATTATCTGGCTTTTGTGATACTGTTTTGGAATTTCTTAAAGAATTATAATAAACTTTAAATTTTTCATTTGTCTCAGTATTTAAATATGTAAGAGAAGGTTCTCCTCCTTTTTAAGGCAAACTGTAATATCTTCTTATTAATCTTTAAAAAATCAGAGCTTACTAATCTATATTTCTTTTGAAGTAAAGAATTAATTTTTATAAAACACCAATATTCATATAATAATGAAAGCTCTTTTATAGAAAGTTCAAATATATTAGATTTTATGCTTAATCCCTTTTGTAGCATAATATAATATTTATACACTTCCTTATAACCATTCCCCCTAGAAAATACAAGTAAAAGATTATCTTCATTAATATTCATATGATATATTTCTCAAAATTTAAGCATTAATAATTTTAATTATTTTCTTTTTAAATATAGTTAATTTCTCTATAACCTTAGACCTCGCATGTGATAGTTACGAGCTACTTGCTATTTTCATTTATAAATTATTAAAAATACTACATTCTATACACTAGGTAGATATTTTAACCATCCAATACCTTTCTATACAATTCTATAAACCATATTATATCTCGCAAAAATTTTTCCGGATATTTTTCTAATTTATCTATATCGTAAAAAACAGCTTTTATATTTCCTTGTTCATATGATCTTGGTCTTTTTAAATTTCCACATATATTATTTGTTAAATTTATCTCGTCAATTAAATTGTTCTTATATTCAATTCCATAAGATGCTATTTTATCATTTACTTTACGCCTATATGTATTTTTATCATTTAATATACAACGTTCTGCCTTATTTTCTGTTCCTTGATTTAAAGAAATATAGATTCCCTCATTTCGCTTTATTAATAATGCCACATATATTCCCTGTGTCATATATTTAGAATACTTTGGATTTCTTATTGCAAATAGAGGTATAAATGGTATATGTGGTTTACCTTTTATAGTATTATATTCTATTTCGTACTCTTTAAAGTATTTATTTAATTCAACACATACATTATCAAATTTATATTTTATATTTTCTAATTCCAAAGCATGCTTAGAATACAAATCATAGCTTTTTATAATAAAAATTATGTCATTACATAAATCATTCATTAAAATAATACCTCCTATAAAATATCTATAATATTTAACAAAAGGTATTTTATCCAAAATTAGTTTAAATTATAATTGATTTATTCTTTTATTAGCTTGTTCAGTATATTTTTTAGATAGTTCAAATCCTATATATTTTCTTCCTAGTTTTTTTGCAACCATACAGCTTGTCCCACTTCCGCAAAAAGGATCTAATATTATATCTCCTCTATATGAGAATAACTTTATTAATCTGCTTGGTATTTCTTGTGGAAAAGGTACAGGACAATTATCTTTTTTAGCTTTTACGCCTTTTATAATCCAATGTCCATTTGAAATTTCTTGAAACTCTTTGTCTATCAATTCATTCAAATTACCATTTATCTTTTCTTTTTTCTTAGTACCTTTATATAATACTATTATTTCTTCAAATGGTAATAATATATTTGGATTTGATGCTGATTCA
This region includes:
- a CDS encoding flotillin, with protein sequence MSYETQVLLSSIVAVVIIVGGLLAMFAKFYRKIDQGKVIVRNGVRGPVVSFGGIFVLPILHKHEVMDISVKRVEIARVGKDGLICKDNLRADIRVAFFVRVNQTREDVLKVAQLLGCAKASDPTTLMEFFDAKFSEALKTVGKKFEFVQLYTERETFKNEILQIIGTDLNGYVLDDAAIDYLEQTDIKLLNSNNILDAEGIKKITELTAEQLILANQIERDREKTIKKQDVSAREAILELEKQNAEAEAKQQKEISIVNSRETTEAEKVRQEERYKAEMARVKSDEEIEVAEQNKERQVIIAMKSKESTEAVEAERVDKKKLLERTEKEKLVELATIDKQKEVEVEKKNIQTIIRERVAVEKETVIEEEKIKDTRVLAEANRVKSVAIKKAEEEAETKLIIEVKTAEASKEAAERIAEKTIIDADAKYKASQKEADAVKVLADANIQDEATSGIAEAKVIEAKSAAEAKAIEARALAQAKGDSAMVEVKEKEGTVEADILKKKYIAEADGIKEKATSMKALDEAGREHEEFKLKLEKEKEIDLANIHIQKEIAESQASVIREALKAAKIDIVGGETMFFDQIIGSVTKGKSYDRLVNNSDVLTDIKKTFITGDAEYFKKQLGDFMDRFNLTSEDIKNLSIAGAINKMMSNSQGTDKMALSKLLETVNKAGVANLPAKTIEFAHKQGE
- a CDS encoding OB-fold-containig protein encodes the protein MNELIKNALTGVNIIPTVILGLVLLYWITVIIGVIDLDLLEFDFQVDSHAEVFQGILVFLNLGEIPFMVVLSILSLVFWILSMMLYRLPVEPGGFINGLLLIPTLIISLLITKIITKPLKVLFKRDYEEEIAQEGGVVGQLVILVSNIKEGRLGQGEIERDGASLLINVKAENEEDVFEKHEEAYVYRKDDDKNIYYIIKIKE
- the fliB gene encoding flagellin lysine-N-methylase; protein product: MKKNVRMIYPSYIDKFQCIGGKCEDNCCIGWDIDIDKETFKKYHKVTDETMKKMFQKNVHNNKYCTNKDLDYGRIKLNEAKRCPFLDDENYCLIQGKFGEDYISSVCTQFPRVLNKVDDHYEICLDSACPEAARIILGSKEKIEFKESEKNLGKYTMTGILDTRSSEFKDTPIEYFKEIREFSIKIMQDRNLNFSSRLYVLGDFLNELEDIESNKIKEFISKYDIETEAKYYKRESMNYALQVSFFKNVVDSLDIVNESDSDKLKRYTKELLQGYNIKNNQDIIENKEEYIEAFEKYTKEYIENNSYIFENYIVNFIYNNLFPFSESDFMFEGYIMLLFRYSLMRFYLVGKYIYNGKDSVEDMLEFIQIFVKAVEHDKNYRSEILEYIKENSFDNMEFAKMLL
- a CDS encoding MrcB family domain-containing protein, with protein sequence MNDLCNDIIFIIKSYDLYSKHALELENIKYKFDNVCVELNKYFKEYEIEYNTIKGKPHIPFIPLFAIRNPKYSKYMTQGIYVALLIKRNEGIYISLNQGTENKAERCILNDKNTYRRKVNDKIASYGIEYKNNLIDEINLTNNICGNLKRPRSYEQGNIKAVFYDIDKLEKYPEKFLRDIIWFIELYRKVLDG